One Campylobacter concisus DNA window includes the following coding sequences:
- the lgt gene encoding prolipoprotein diacylglyceryl transferase, translating into MEIWNDIYNHFNPVAFSLFGFSVHWYGLMYILALVLALAMAKYLVKKDDIPISNQLLDNYFFWVEIGVILGARLGWVLVYSGEAGYYLTQPWQIFNPIHNGEFIGIRGMSYHGAVVGFLLATILFCKRYKQNAWQLLDLCAICIPFGYTFGRIGNFLNQELFGRVTDVPWAINVFGQPRHPSQLYEAFLEGLVIFVVLFLYRKYKKFNGELIALYAILYTFARFICEFYREPDSGLGFIIFGLSMGQILSLIMCGFGIFVYIKLYKRFTKI; encoded by the coding sequence ATGGAAATTTGGAACGACATTTATAACCACTTTAACCCAGTCGCCTTTAGCCTCTTTGGCTTTAGCGTGCACTGGTATGGGCTTATGTATATTTTGGCCCTTGTTTTGGCGCTTGCCATGGCAAAGTATCTCGTTAAAAAAGATGATATCCCTATCTCAAATCAACTTTTAGATAACTACTTTTTTTGGGTAGAAATAGGCGTCATTTTAGGCGCTAGACTTGGCTGGGTTTTAGTTTATTCTGGCGAAGCGGGATATTATCTAACGCAGCCTTGGCAAATTTTTAATCCAATCCACAACGGCGAGTTTATAGGAATTCGCGGCATGAGCTATCACGGCGCTGTGGTTGGCTTTTTGCTAGCGACAATTTTATTTTGCAAAAGATATAAGCAAAATGCTTGGCAGCTACTTGATCTTTGCGCCATTTGCATACCTTTTGGCTACACCTTTGGCAGGATAGGAAATTTCTTAAATCAAGAGCTTTTTGGACGCGTCACAGACGTGCCTTGGGCGATAAACGTCTTTGGTCAGCCAAGACATCCAAGCCAGCTTTATGAAGCATTCTTAGAAGGTTTAGTTATTTTTGTTGTTTTATTTTTATATAGAAAATATAAGAAATTTAATGGCGAGCTCATAGCACTTTACGCCATTTTATACACATTTGCAAGATTTATTTGTGAATTTTACAGAGAGCCTGATTCTGGACTTGGATTTATTATTTTTGGTCTATCAATGGGGCAAATTTTATCACTTATTATGTGCGGGTTCGGAATTTTTGTCTATATTAAACTCTATAAGAGATTTACGAAAATTTAA
- the galU gene encoding UTP--glucose-1-phosphate uridylyltransferase GalU: MIQTCLFPAAGYGTRFLPATKSLPKEMLPILTKPLIHYGVDEALEAGMDNMAFVTGRGKRALEDYFDISYELEKEIAGSSKESLLSEVRNLMSSCTFSFTRQNAMKGLGHAIYTGKTLVRDEAFGVILADDLCINENGEGVLSQMVKIYEKYRCSVVAVMEVPKEQTKSYGVVSGRFIEDDLIMVDDMVEKPDPAEAPTNLAIIGRYILTPDIFNILERTKPGKNGEIQITDALKTQAKDGMVLAYKFKGKRFDCGSIDGFVEATNFFYERSK; this comes from the coding sequence ATGATACAAACTTGCCTATTTCCAGCGGCTGGATATGGAACGAGGTTTTTACCAGCTACAAAATCACTCCCAAAAGAGATGTTGCCGATCCTTACAAAACCGCTCATTCACTACGGCGTTGATGAGGCGCTTGAGGCTGGCATGGATAATATGGCCTTTGTCACAGGACGCGGAAAAAGGGCGCTTGAGGACTATTTTGACATCAGTTACGAGCTAGAAAAAGAGATCGCAGGCAGCTCAAAAGAGTCACTGCTTAGCGAAGTTAGAAATTTAATGAGCTCATGCACATTTTCATTTACTAGGCAAAATGCTATGAAAGGGCTTGGACACGCCATTTATACGGGTAAAACGCTAGTTCGAGATGAGGCATTTGGGGTCATTTTGGCAGATGATCTATGTATAAATGAAAACGGCGAGGGCGTGCTTTCGCAAATGGTTAAAATTTATGAAAAGTATCGCTGCAGTGTCGTTGCAGTGATGGAGGTGCCAAAAGAGCAGACCAAGTCTTACGGCGTCGTAAGTGGTAGGTTTATAGAAGATGATCTTATAATGGTAGATGATATGGTTGAAAAGCCTGATCCTGCCGAGGCTCCGACAAATTTAGCGATAATTGGGCGCTACATCCTAACGCCAGATATTTTTAACATCTTAGAGCGAACAAAACCAGGCAAAAACGGCGAAATCCAGATCACAGACGCGCTAAAAACGCAGGCAAAAGATGGCATGGTGCTAGCTTATAAATTTAAGGGCAAGAGGTTTGATTGTGGCAGCATCGATGGCTTTGTCGAGGCTACAAATTTCTTTTACGAGCGCAGTAAATGA
- a CDS encoding restriction endonuclease — protein sequence MLEKIDYEAGSFTNKGPDGGIDGIIDEDELGLSKIYIQAKIYKDGSNIGRQEIQQFIGAISNKNTKKGVFITTAKFTKETQTFAKDSQNFSVVLIDGDRLAELMIKYKVGVQTGQIYEICKIDTDFF from the coding sequence ATTTTAGAAAAAATAGACTATGAAGCCGGAAGTTTTACAAACAAAGGTCCAGATGGTGGGATAGATGGCATAATAGACGAAGATGAGCTAGGACTTTCTAAAATTTACATCCAAGCAAAAATATATAAAGATGGCAGCAACATAGGCAGGCAAGAGATACAGCAGTTCATCGGTGCTATCTCAAATAAAAATACCAAAAAAGGCGTCTTTATCACTACAGCGAAATTTACAAAAGAGACCCAAACGTTTGCTAAAGATAGTCAAAACTTTAGCGTAGTCTTGATAGATGGCGACAGACTGGCTGAGCTAATGATAAAATACAAGGTAGGCGTTCAAACAGGACAGATATATGAAATTTGCAAGATTGATACCGACTTTTTTTAG
- a CDS encoding fumarate reductase iron-sulfur subunit has product MSRKITIKAFKYNPLSKVSKPHFATYELEETDGMTLFIALNQIREKFDPDLSFDFVCRAGICGSCGMLVNGKPSLACRTLTKDFESGVIELMPLPVFKLLKDLSVDTGNWMNAMSKRVESWIHTDHETDISKLEEKVEPEVAQEVFELDRCIECGICVASCGTAIMRPDFIGAVGLNRVARFKIDALDKRTDEDFYELIGDDDGVFGCMTLLGCEDNCPKHLPLQSRIAYMRRKMAAIK; this is encoded by the coding sequence ATGAGTAGAAAAATAACCATAAAAGCTTTTAAATACAATCCTTTAAGCAAAGTTTCAAAGCCTCATTTTGCGACTTATGAGCTTGAAGAGACTGATGGCATGACGCTATTTATCGCGTTAAATCAAATTCGCGAGAAATTTGATCCAGATCTTAGCTTTGACTTTGTTTGTCGTGCGGGAATTTGCGGAAGTTGTGGCATGCTAGTAAATGGCAAACCAAGTCTAGCTTGCAGAACTCTAACAAAAGACTTTGAAAGCGGTGTCATCGAGCTTATGCCCTTGCCAGTCTTTAAACTACTAAAAGATCTAAGCGTAGATACTGGTAACTGGATGAACGCTATGAGTAAGCGTGTCGAGAGCTGGATACACACAGATCATGAGACTGATATCTCTAAGCTTGAAGAGAAAGTTGAGCCAGAAGTCGCTCAAGAAGTTTTCGAGCTTGATCGCTGTATAGAGTGCGGAATTTGCGTCGCATCTTGTGGAACAGCTATTATGAGACCTGATTTCATCGGCGCTGTTGGTCTAAACAGGGTTGCTAGATTTAAGATAGACGCGCTTGATAAGAGAACTGACGAGGACTTTTACGAGCTAATAGGCGATGATGATGGCGTATTTGGTTGTATGACTTTGCTTGGCTGCGAAGACAACTGCCCAAAACACTTACCACTTCAAAGCCGCATAGCTTATATGCGTAGAAAAATGGCTGCTATAAAGTAG
- a CDS encoding fumarate reductase cytochrome b subunit, whose translation MTGLIEGFLGKRSDGKKSRTPAAWDRWQSITGFILACFILCHMVFTSTILLGKDAFNAVVGFAEAKFLFGEATWWITNVIAAVIFVVFVTHAFLAMRKFPANYRQYLMFRGHKDRMKHLDTTLWWFQFLTGFALFFAASAHLIDIIFGGHITADKSAAAFHKLEIFYFALLVFMVVHASVGMYRLYVKWVSIDGVNKHEMFAKRNKAKTVVFVIYGILAVIALIADFVWISH comes from the coding sequence ATGACCGGGCTTATAGAAGGTTTTTTGGGGAAACGGTCGGACGGCAAAAAAAGCCGCACTCCAGCCGCTTGGGATAGATGGCAAAGTATTACAGGATTTATTCTAGCCTGTTTCATATTGTGCCATATGGTTTTTACTTCTACTATACTACTTGGCAAAGACGCATTTAACGCTGTCGTAGGATTTGCAGAGGCTAAATTTTTATTTGGCGAGGCTACTTGGTGGATCACAAATGTTATAGCTGCTGTTATCTTTGTAGTTTTTGTAACTCACGCCTTCTTGGCAATGAGAAAATTTCCTGCAAATTATAGACAATACTTAATGTTTAGAGGCCACAAAGACCGCATGAAGCACCTTGATACCACACTTTGGTGGTTTCAGTTTTTAACAGGCTTTGCTCTATTTTTTGCAGCAAGCGCTCACCTTATAGATATTATCTTTGGCGGACACATCACTGCTGACAAATCAGCTGCTGCTTTTCACAAACTAGAAATTTTCTACTTCGCACTACTTGTTTTCATGGTCGTTCACGCTAGCGTTGGCATGTACCGCTTATATGTCAAATGGGTAAGCATTGATGGCGTAAATAAACACGAAATGTTTGCCAAAAGAAATAAGGCAAAGACAGTTGTATTTGTCATTTATGGCATACTTGCTGTGATCGCGCTAATCGCCGATTTCGTGTGGATCAGCCATTAA
- a CDS encoding dynamin family protein, with protein sequence MDEFLKQAWRANKIYTNAAASVPFYPDLLALLLVCDERNLDQFMALDEFRAVLKRLKVELDIFSIQSAQLATLKALSEAKISSDEIVKYLEKLRDEKIIDDEKFAFLEKIISKNKGANEAKISHTKPKDHFHKNLDFLNEINEKASLLDSDKAFLEALAAAKKRSNETLFNIAASGIINSGKSTLLNALLNKPVLGASNVPETINLTILKYSKDSFARVNFYSIDELLALGIPSENLPSESVDIGIDEIKNYTSSSSKTANLVKSVELYDDLELLKDNVCIIDTPGIDDAVVLREQITTNFMRECDLLAHLMNASQSATQKDALFLKKCLKNSHIVRLAVVLTHADELSAKELNETLNYTKKAIGEQINGVEIDYFALSAKSYLEGAANSGVEEFKDYLYEVLFGKNSKKSALILSSYQKELKNILNSKLEATKTEILSLKAYEVELKKLQNEQANVKNALSENFSKLENLTKNELAKLESSNTKNIYKMGLETLLQNLNDKVKSEIAYCKSKKQSLNFERLEQIAKTTLRDGVMALMREARNETLVQTRSCEQNIALNFDDYVMSKDEIFNINDFLEQMGVKLDFKELLAAFRAKISNDTSEALLGLKEGLLKDKNISQFCEILTDHEKNRLLNLIKTYESAQKTTLDQRLKELDHELEKLSSQNQNSLLKLKEQNALQDEICSLLGELENV encoded by the coding sequence TTATACAAATGCTGCTGCTAGCGTGCCATTTTACCCAGATCTGCTAGCTCTTCTTCTAGTTTGTGATGAGAGAAATTTAGACCAGTTTATGGCGCTTGATGAGTTTAGAGCGGTGCTAAAAAGGCTTAAGGTTGAGCTGGATATATTTAGCATACAAAGTGCGCAGCTTGCGACTCTTAAAGCGCTAAGCGAGGCTAAAATTTCAAGTGACGAGATAGTAAAATACCTAGAAAAATTACGTGATGAAAAGATCATAGATGATGAGAAATTTGCCTTTTTAGAAAAGATCATAAGCAAAAACAAAGGTGCTAATGAGGCTAAAATTTCTCACACCAAGCCAAAAGATCACTTCCATAAAAACCTAGACTTTTTAAATGAGATAAACGAAAAAGCAAGCTTGCTTGATAGCGATAAAGCATTTTTAGAGGCACTTGCGGCAGCCAAAAAAAGATCAAACGAAACGCTTTTTAACATAGCAGCAAGTGGCATCATAAATTCTGGCAAATCAACCCTTTTAAACGCCCTTTTAAACAAACCCGTCCTTGGCGCTTCAAACGTGCCAGAAACGATAAATTTAACCATTTTAAAATACTCCAAAGATAGCTTTGCAAGGGTAAATTTTTACAGCATTGATGAGCTTTTAGCACTTGGCATACCAAGCGAAAATTTACCAAGCGAAAGCGTAGATATCGGCATAGACGAGATAAAAAACTACACCTCTTCAAGCTCAAAAACAGCAAATCTCGTAAAAAGCGTCGAGCTTTATGACGATTTGGAGCTTTTAAAGGACAACGTCTGCATCATAGACACGCCAGGCATCGATGATGCGGTGGTTTTAAGAGAGCAGATCACTACAAATTTTATGAGGGAGTGCGACCTTTTAGCCCACCTCATGAACGCCTCGCAAAGCGCCACGCAAAAGGACGCGCTTTTTTTAAAAAAATGCCTTAAAAACTCGCACATAGTAAGGCTTGCTGTGGTGCTAACTCACGCCGATGAGCTAAGTGCTAAAGAGCTAAATGAGACGCTAAACTACACAAAAAAAGCGATCGGGGAGCAGATAAATGGCGTGGAGATTGATTACTTTGCACTTAGTGCAAAAAGCTACTTAGAAGGCGCTGCAAATAGCGGTGTAGAGGAGTTTAAGGACTATCTTTACGAGGTGCTTTTTGGCAAAAATTCTAAAAAATCAGCCCTCATCTTAAGCTCGTATCAAAAGGAGCTAAAAAATATCCTAAATAGCAAGCTTGAAGCCACTAAGACTGAAATTTTGTCGCTCAAAGCTTATGAAGTGGAGCTTAAAAAGCTTCAAAATGAGCAGGCAAACGTCAAAAACGCACTTAGTGAAAATTTCTCTAAACTTGAAAACCTAACCAAAAACGAGCTTGCAAAGCTTGAAAGCAGCAACACCAAAAATATCTATAAAATGGGGCTTGAGACGCTTTTGCAAAACTTAAACGATAAGGTAAAAAGCGAGATAGCCTACTGCAAAAGCAAAAAGCAAAGCTTAAATTTTGAGCGCCTAGAGCAAATCGCAAAAACGACACTTCGTGATGGTGTGATGGCACTTATGAGAGAGGCTAGAAACGAAACTTTGGTGCAAACAAGATCGTGCGAGCAAAATATCGCTTTAAATTTTGATGATTATGTGATGAGTAAAGATGAGATTTTTAACATCAATGACTTTTTAGAGCAAATGGGCGTAAAGCTTGATTTTAAGGAGCTTTTAGCTGCATTTAGAGCGAAAATTTCAAATGACACAAGTGAAGCACTTTTAGGCTTAAAAGAGGGTTTGCTAAAAGATAAAAATATCTCTCAATTTTGTGAAATTTTAACTGACCACGAAAAAAATCGCCTTTTAAATCTCATAAAAACCTATGAAAGCGCTCAAAAAACGACGCTTGATCAGAGGCTAAAAGAGCTAGATCATGAGCTAGAAAAGCTTAGCTCGCAAAATCAAAACTCACTTTTAAAACTAAAAGAGCAAAACGCCTTGCAAGATGAAATTTGCTCGCTTTTAGGGGAGCTAGAAAATGTTTAA
- a CDS encoding fumarate reductase flavoprotein subunit codes for MNVKYYDALVIGGGLAGLRAAVAAGEKGLSTVVLSLIPVKRSHSAAAQGGMQASLGNSKMSEGDNEDVHFADTVKGSDWGCDQQVARMFCQTAPKAIRELAAWGVPWTRITKGERSAIINAQKTTIVEKEEVHGLIHSRDFGGTKKWRTCYTADATGHTMLFAVANEALKHNVEIHDRKEAIALIHQNNRCYGAIVRDLVNGEITAYVSKGTLIATGGYGRVYKHTTNAVVCEGIGAAIALETGVAQLGNMEAVQFHPTPIVPSGILLTEGCRGDGGILRDVDGYRFMPDYEPEKKELASRDVVSRRIMEHIRAGKGVPSPYGYHVWLDISILGREHIEKNLRDVQEICEIFNGIDPADTEVYTDETGHQRGKGWAPILPMQHYSMGGIKTKPTGESPTLAGLFSAGEAACWDMHGFNRLGGNSVSETVVAGMIVGDYFADYCASHEIEINTADIEKFVKKQEDYLNSLVTKDGKFNVFDIKNKMKEVMWEHVAIFRTGKGLELAVKELEALYKESLDVKVSNKALFGNPELEEAYRVPKMLKLALCIAKGALDRTESRGAHCREDYPKRDDLNWLNRTLTSWKEGDTMPTITYEPLDIMKMEMPPAFRGYGAKGNIIEHPNSAIRQKEVDEIREKMQAEGKSRQEIQEALMHYDLQPKYKAPNERAGIGNE; via the coding sequence ATGAATGTAAAATATTATGACGCATTGGTAATTGGTGGCGGTCTAGCTGGTCTTAGAGCTGCTGTGGCTGCTGGAGAAAAGGGTTTAAGCACCGTAGTTTTGAGCCTCATCCCTGTAAAACGTTCTCACTCTGCTGCTGCACAAGGCGGCATGCAAGCAAGTCTTGGTAACTCTAAAATGAGTGAAGGCGATAACGAAGATGTCCATTTTGCTGACACAGTAAAAGGTAGCGACTGGGGTTGTGATCAACAAGTTGCACGTATGTTTTGTCAAACTGCTCCAAAAGCTATTAGAGAGCTTGCAGCTTGGGGCGTGCCTTGGACTAGGATCACAAAAGGCGAAAGAAGCGCTATCATAAACGCTCAAAAGACAACTATCGTTGAAAAAGAAGAGGTTCATGGCCTTATCCACTCACGTGACTTTGGTGGTACAAAAAAGTGGAGAACTTGCTACACAGCTGACGCGACTGGTCACACCATGCTTTTTGCTGTTGCAAACGAAGCGCTTAAGCACAATGTAGAAATTCACGACCGCAAAGAGGCGATCGCTTTGATACACCAAAATAACCGCTGTTACGGCGCGATCGTTCGTGACCTAGTTAATGGCGAGATCACAGCCTATGTTTCAAAAGGCACACTTATAGCAACTGGTGGCTATGGTAGAGTTTATAAACACACTACAAACGCTGTTGTTTGCGAAGGTATCGGCGCTGCGATCGCACTTGAGACTGGCGTAGCTCAGCTTGGCAATATGGAAGCTGTTCAGTTTCACCCAACTCCGATCGTCCCATCTGGCATTCTTTTAACAGAAGGTTGCCGCGGTGATGGCGGAATTTTACGTGACGTTGATGGATACCGCTTTATGCCTGATTATGAACCAGAGAAAAAAGAGCTAGCTAGCCGTGATGTCGTTAGCCGCCGTATAATGGAGCACATCCGTGCAGGCAAAGGCGTACCTAGCCCTTATGGCTATCACGTTTGGCTTGATATCTCTATCCTCGGACGCGAGCACATCGAGAAAAATTTACGTGACGTTCAAGAAATTTGCGAAATTTTTAACGGCATCGATCCTGCTGACACTGAAGTATATACTGACGAGACAGGACATCAGCGTGGCAAAGGCTGGGCACCGATCCTACCTATGCAGCACTACTCAATGGGCGGCATCAAGACAAAACCAACTGGCGAGAGCCCAACTTTAGCTGGTCTATTTAGCGCTGGCGAGGCTGCTTGCTGGGATATGCACGGCTTTAACCGCCTTGGTGGTAACTCAGTTTCTGAGACAGTCGTCGCTGGTATGATCGTTGGTGATTATTTTGCAGATTACTGCGCTAGCCACGAGATCGAGATAAACACAGCTGATATCGAGAAATTTGTTAAAAAACAAGAAGACTATCTAAATAGCCTCGTCACAAAAGATGGTAAATTTAACGTTTTTGATATCAAAAACAAGATGAAAGAGGTAATGTGGGAACACGTTGCGATATTTAGAACAGGCAAAGGTCTAGAGCTTGCTGTTAAAGAGCTTGAAGCACTCTACAAAGAGTCACTTGATGTAAAAGTAAGCAACAAAGCACTATTTGGCAACCCAGAGCTTGAAGAGGCTTACCGCGTGCCAAAGATGCTAAAACTAGCACTTTGTATCGCAAAAGGTGCACTTGATAGAACAGAGAGCCGTGGCGCTCACTGCCGCGAAGACTATCCAAAAAGAGATGACCTTAACTGGCTAAACAGAACGCTTACAAGCTGGAAAGAAGGCGACACTATGCCAACTATCACTTATGAGCCACTTGATATCATGAAGATGGAGATGCCGCCAGCATTTAGAGGTTATGGTGCAAAAGGAAATATCATCGAGCATCCAAACAGCGCTATCCGCCAAAAAGAGGTCGATGAAATTCGCGAGAAAATGCAAGCAGAAGGCAAGAGCAGACAAGAAATTCAAGAGGCTTTGATGCACTATGACCTTCAACCAAAATATAAAGCACCAAATGAAAGAGCAGGTATAGGAAATGAGTAG
- a CDS encoding IMPACT family protein, protein MQTIDRIFKAQLDIKKSNFLAFLCPISSFKSLHEHLKEEHFKAVHVVWATRELNKYGQIVENQSDDGEPKGTSGQPSLNALRGAQLINVGVLIVRYFGGIKLGTGGLVRAYSGAVNEAINEAIKDGGVMKFELKDEVKFFTPFSLMSRFEHYFSTKNLSEFEREFNDLGAIWSVNLNEAEFAELFKFCKEFEASEFKFLALPLASKALFIY, encoded by the coding sequence TTGCAGACGATTGATAGGATTTTCAAAGCCCAGCTTGATATAAAAAAGTCAAATTTCTTAGCATTTTTGTGCCCGATAAGCTCGTTTAAAAGCTTGCACGAACACCTAAAAGAGGAGCATTTTAAGGCCGTTCATGTAGTTTGGGCGACAAGGGAGCTAAACAAATACGGACAAATCGTTGAAAATCAAAGCGATGATGGCGAGCCAAAGGGCACTAGCGGCCAGCCAAGCCTAAACGCGCTAAGAGGAGCCCAGCTTATAAATGTTGGTGTCTTGATAGTTCGCTACTTTGGCGGGATAAAGCTTGGCACTGGAGGGCTTGTTAGGGCCTACTCAGGGGCTGTGAATGAAGCGATAAATGAAGCCATAAAAGATGGTGGCGTGATGAAATTTGAGTTAAAAGATGAGGTTAAATTTTTTACGCCATTTTCGCTGATGAGCCGCTTTGAGCACTATTTTTCCACTAAAAATTTAAGCGAGTTTGAAAGAGAATTTAATGACCTCGGAGCGATCTGGAGCGTAAATTTAAACGAGGCTGAGTTTGCTGAGCTATTTAAATTTTGCAAAGAATTTGAAGCAAGCGAGTTTAAATTTCTAGCCTTGCCACTTGCCAGCAAAGCGCTGTTTATTTATTAA
- a CDS encoding dynamin family protein: MFNEFINAYKARYFKVFTNDFKGELARLVNELNDPSLHASDEIKDSLNLLIDTLNEPPLIAVIGQFSSGKSTFLNALLGQNILPSGLTPVTAKAVRLKFAKMPLLSVKFTNGSESLLASSELAELNAMSEQIKSMTLYAPSEILKEVNFIDTPGLNSLRDADTKETKNTLKKVCGAIWLSLANNAAKASELESVEEILRTNDLKALCFINQKDKLSEDELESLLKHARQTYGELFEDIIAISSKQALLGIINENKSELESSNFAKALSAVKETFLNASFKENFIKARAKKIVNFLIAEQENRLKVYNAAGEILDKFNATLEEKLEAIKEEFKPKIALRYSDMSEAIKLASDEVFKLLKPFSRTKFNPAKTLLNKEIYKRENFEMISLDTDEVFSKLIYEDAIFSKFFKRYKRDLKELENEIISALDGLYKSLEDELFIYKSRYESFNPFDEFASNYETKSINTYAGRTYENFLREYENAKFKATQKISLFFEKLDVKVASNYENALKLAVYFLKQKIENSLNSHLQMGTPLYIPSAKEVYERMLNAFSLYEFDDLMCSNNSFLNKTLLDIKTEFNEIYAQKIAMLERLKAKPKEQILKLEKLQESSVILK; this comes from the coding sequence ATGTTTAATGAGTTCATAAATGCCTATAAGGCGAGATATTTTAAGGTTTTTACAAACGACTTTAAGGGCGAGCTAGCAAGGCTGGTAAATGAGCTAAACGATCCAAGCCTGCACGCAAGCGATGAGATAAAAGATAGCCTAAATTTACTAATCGACACTCTAAATGAGCCGCCTCTCATCGCCGTCATCGGTCAGTTTTCAAGTGGCAAATCAACTTTTTTAAACGCTCTGCTTGGACAAAACATCTTGCCATCAGGTCTAACGCCTGTCACGGCAAAGGCTGTGCGGCTAAAATTTGCAAAGATGCCGCTTCTTAGCGTGAAATTTACAAATGGCAGCGAGAGCTTGCTAGCTAGCAGCGAGCTTGCAGAGCTAAACGCCATGAGCGAGCAGATAAAGAGTATGACACTTTATGCGCCAAGTGAAATTTTAAAAGAGGTAAATTTCATCGACACGCCAGGCCTAAACTCGCTACGAGATGCCGACACAAAAGAGACCAAAAATACGCTAAAAAAGGTTTGCGGCGCGATCTGGCTAAGCCTCGCAAACAACGCTGCAAAGGCTAGCGAGCTTGAAAGCGTAGAAGAAATTTTAAGGACAAACGATCTAAAGGCTCTTTGCTTCATCAACCAAAAGGATAAGCTAAGCGAGGATGAGCTTGAAAGCTTGCTAAAGCACGCTAGGCAAACCTATGGCGAGCTTTTTGAAGATATCATCGCCATCTCGTCAAAGCAAGCACTCCTTGGCATCATAAATGAAAACAAGAGCGAGCTAGAAAGTTCAAATTTCGCTAAAGCACTAAGCGCGGTAAAAGAGACGTTTTTAAACGCGAGCTTTAAAGAAAATTTCATAAAAGCAAGGGCGAAAAAGATAGTAAATTTTTTAATCGCTGAGCAAGAAAACCGCCTTAAAGTTTATAATGCAGCTGGTGAAATTTTGGATAAATTTAATGCCACGCTTGAAGAAAAACTAGAAGCGATAAAAGAGGAGTTTAAGCCTAAAATCGCCCTGCGATACAGCGATATGAGCGAGGCTATCAAGCTTGCAAGCGATGAAGTTTTTAAGCTGCTTAAGCCATTTTCTAGGACAAAATTTAACCCAGCAAAGACGCTTTTAAACAAAGAAATTTATAAGCGTGAGAACTTTGAGATGATAAGCCTTGACACGGACGAGGTCTTTTCAAAGCTCATCTATGAAGACGCCATTTTTTCTAAATTTTTTAAACGCTACAAAAGGGATCTAAAAGAGCTTGAAAATGAGATCATATCGGCTTTAGATGGGCTTTATAAAAGCTTAGAAGATGAGCTTTTCATCTACAAATCTCGCTATGAGAGCTTTAATCCATTTGATGAGTTTGCCTCAAACTACGAGACAAAATCGATAAATACCTATGCTGGCAGGACCTATGAGAATTTCTTAAGAGAGTATGAAAATGCCAAATTTAAGGCGACGCAAAAGATTTCGCTCTTTTTTGAAAAGCTTGACGTAAAGGTCGCATCAAACTACGAAAATGCGCTTAAACTTGCGGTTTATTTTCTAAAGCAAAAGATCGAAAATTCGCTAAATTCGCACCTGCAAATGGGCACTCCACTTTACATCCCAAGCGCAAAAGAGGTTTATGAGCGCATGCTAAATGCCTTTAGCCTTTATGAATTTGACGATCTTATGTGCTCAAATAACTCTTTTTTAAATAAAACTTTGCTTGATATAAAGACCGAATTTAATGAAATTTACGCCCAAAAAATAGCGATGCTTGAGCGCCTAAAAGCAAAGCCAAAAGAGCAAATTTTAAAGCTAGAAAAACTGCAAGAGAGTTCGGTGATATTAAAGTGA